Below is a genomic region from Pirellulales bacterium.
GACCGATCCCGCCGCGCGCGGTCACTTCGACATCGTGCCGACAGGCTATGGGGGCGAGACGTGGCGGCGACAAACCGAGCGACTGCGCTCCTTGCGCGACTTTTGCCGGGAAAACGACATTCGCTTTTCGATCGTCCTGTTTCCCTTTCTGCACGATCTTGACGATGAGCAATACCATCGCGCTTACGATCAACTCGAGACTTTCTGCGCGCGCGAAGAGATCCCCTTCCTCAATCTGCTGCCCATTCTGGCGCCGCATGCGGCAGAAGGGCTAATCGTCAACCGCTTCGATCCGCACCCCAACGAGCGTGCGCATTCGCTGGCGGCAGACGCGATCCTGGAGTTTCTCGACGAGTTGGACGAGCGCGAACCCAGAGCCGCGCAGCCCTAAGCGATTGGCTGCGCCATGGCGCGTGCCGCCGTGCGAGCGCGGATCGAGTCTTGGCCGCTTACTTGCGCTTGGGGGGTGCTGGCGATTCGTCGATCAGCTCGACCGAGTTCTCGATCAGGATCTCGCCCGTCCGTTCGCCGAGCGAGGTCTCGGAGACGTACTCGTAGCGGTCGAAGCTCATGAAGTCGACCTCAGTCAGGATGTAACCGAAGGCGTCGTTCGTCAGGCCGAAGAGGAGATTGTGCTTCCCCTTCATGTGGCGCTTGAGGTAGTAGCCGATGTTCGGCAGCGCCTCGCCCGGGACGGTGAGAATCTGCGCGTCGCCAATGTTGACCAGATTCAACCGCGTGGTGACCGTCTTGTCGTTGTTGTGCGGATACTTGAGGGGCGAGGCGACGATAATCATCCACATCAAGCGCGAGTCGACCGGGAATTTCACTTCCCGCGAAAAGCAAGCGAGCGCGGGATCGGTCTGCGGCTTGGCATCCTTGACGATACGCTGCGCCTCGGAGGCCATCAGTTGACCGATGCGCAGGCATTCTTCCCAGGTGCGCGCGTCGTGCCACTTGGCTTTCAGCGGATCGGCGATCTTTTCGAGGATGCGATTGTCGGCCGTGATCATGCCCCCTTGGGCGCCGTTCATGAACATGCCCATGCCGCCGAGATCGGCCTCGAGCTTGTCGACCAGCGGACCGACGAGATCCGGGCTGACCACGCCGAGCCGATTACCCAGCACCTCGGGGTGGATGGCATAGTTGACCAGCGTGCCGATCGTCTTGCCGTCGGGCGCGATCGCCTGGATGACGCTCATCCGCGGATCGTAAAGTTCGGGCGCGTAGTAGTTGTAGGCGATTTTGCCCTCGGCCTTGCCAGTGGCAATCTTGAGCTGCGCGGGCTGCAACTTGTCGAGCGCCTCGTTCAGCGCGATGGCCGCCTGATTGCAGACGAAGTCGATGTACTCGAGCTTGCTCGAGACCTTGCCGTCGAGACCGGGAAAGCCATAGCAATCGGGCGCGCTGTGGGTGTGCGTCGAACCGATCAGGATGTTCTCGGCGGCGATGCGCGGCACCTGCTTGCGAATGCGATCGCACAACACCGAGGGAAAGCCGAGCAGATCGAGCTGCACGACGCCGACCTTCGTGTCCCCCTGCTCGAAGACCATGGCCCGGGCGTACAGATCGCCTTGCTTCGAGGTCGTCGGATGGCTGGCACCCACTCCTCCCGAAACAGGCAGCAGCGGGTCGGGCGTAATCACCGATTTGCCCACACCGACTTTGAATTCGGCCTGGGCCAACGAGGTCAACGAACAGGCGATGAGCACGGCGGCAAGAAAGAATGGTCTGGGCATGGATCTCTTCGTGGTGGGCAAGATGAGGGGCGTGAGGTAAACGACCGCGCCCGGATCGGATCGCGGAGCATCCAGGCAAGCAGCAAGCAAGGTTTGGTAGCCTTAGATCGTAATTGCAGCGTGCGGCCGATGAAAGCGTTCGTGGGGCTGAGGAGTGATTCTCCGGCCCGGCCTGCCGGAAACGGGTCGTGCCGTGGGCGTCATGGAGCTCGCGTCGCTCTGTTACAATGGAGAGGAAGTCGCAGCGGGGCTGGCGTTCGACTCTGCCCCGCGCTGGGATTGTAGGCAATCGAAACTTCTGGCTTTGACAGATCCCATGAACTCGGAGCTTGGATGACGATGCGTTTGAATCTGCTTGCCTTGGTGATGTCGCCGATTGTTGTGGCTGCATGGGCGTTGGCGGCCGTTGCCGACGATGGACCGCGCCGCTACGTGATTATCCACGCCGACGACGCTGGCATGTCGCACTCGGTCAATCGGGCCACGATCGAAGCCATGGAACAAGGCATCGTCTCATCCGCCAGCATCATGGTGCCTTGTCCCTGGTTTAAAGAAATCGCGGCCTACGCCAAAGCGCACCCCGAGAAAGACTTTGGCATTCATCTGACGCTCAACAGCGAATGGGAGAACTATCGCTGGGGACCAGTCGCCGGTAGAGACAAAGTTCCGAGCTTGTGCGACCCGGAGGGCTATCTGTGGGGTGGCGTGCCCGAGGTGATGATCAACGCGAAGGCGGCAGAAGTGGAGGCCGAACTGCGAGCTCAGGTACAGCGGGCAATCGATTTTGGCGTACCGGTGACCCATCTCGATACGCACATGGGGGCCGTCGTCAGTCGCCCCGATCTGGTCGAGGTCTACGTCAAGCTGGGCATCGAGTTCGACGTTCCCGTTTTTTTCTTGCGTGACTTAGGTCGCGAAGTTCCGGACGAGGCCATCCGCGCACGCGCCCAGCAACTGCTTGGCACGCTCGACGAGCACAAGCTACCGGTGCTCGATCACATGACCCAGCT
It encodes:
- a CDS encoding polysaccharide deacetylase family protein; its protein translation is MTMRLNLLALVMSPIVVAAWALAAVADDGPRRYVIIHADDAGMSHSVNRATIEAMEQGIVSSASIMVPCPWFKEIAAYAKAHPEKDFGIHLTLNSEWENYRWGPVAGRDKVPSLCDPEGYLWGGVPEVMINAKAAEVEAELRAQVQRAIDFGVPVTHLDTHMGAVVSRPDLVEVYVKLGIEFDVPVFFLRDLGREVPDEAIRARAQQLLGTLDEHKLPVLDHMTQLYTKGSVEEKKAQYLAAIADSPPGMHYLILHCGFNDQELQAITTSNLIRDTDRQIFSDPEFMAAVRATGVEVITWKQARELNNQRLADK